From a region of the Atribacterota bacterium genome:
- a CDS encoding ATP-binding cassette domain-containing protein: RVGLKEAIKKRINLLSGGQQQRVAIARALLNSPQLILADEPTGALDTKTGEQVLELLAEIRHESNMTMVMVTHNRDVALQADRVIELIDGKLCKEVYPKTIGLKEATEILESHACNLEDLEHSS; encoded by the coding sequence ACGGGTCGGTCTTAAGGAAGCCATCAAAAAACGGATCAACCTCCTCTCCGGGGGTCAGCAACAGCGAGTGGCCATCGCTCGAGCACTGCTCAATTCTCCGCAACTCATCTTAGCTGACGAACCCACCGGAGCTCTGGATACCAAAACTGGGGAACAAGTCCTTGAACTCCTTGCCGAAATCCGGCATGAATCAAACATGACCATGGTCATGGTAACCCACAACCGGGACGTGGCCCTCCAAGCTGACCGGGTCATTGAGCTCATTGACGGAAAGCTCTGCAAAGAGGTCTATCCCAAAACAATCGGGCTTAAGGAAGCCACTGAAATTTTGGAGTCCCATGCCTGCAACCTCGAAGACCTAGAGCATTCATCCTGA
- a CDS encoding PaaI family thioesterase: MEKIEMLKERFSQEPYARLFGFELEELAEGYARIKMELKPDLHNIFQLTHGGAIFSLIDEAFEMACNSHLEDAVAMSITVHYIRPAQGRFLTAFCREVALTRKTGIYDIEVHNEDGELIALARAISYRK; the protein is encoded by the coding sequence ATGGAAAAGATCGAAATGCTCAAAGAACGGTTCTCTCAAGAACCATACGCAAGGCTCTTTGGTTTTGAACTGGAAGAGTTAGCTGAGGGGTACGCTCGAATCAAAATGGAACTCAAACCAGATTTACACAACATCTTCCAACTCACTCATGGCGGGGCGATTTTCTCCCTCATTGACGAAGCCTTCGAAATGGCATGCAATTCACATCTTGAAGACGCGGTGGCGATGAGCATCACTGTCCATTACATTCGACCCGCCCAGGGGCGATTCCTCACCGCTTTCTGCCGGGAAGTGGCACTCACCCGAAAAACTGGCATCTACGACATTGAAGTACACAATGAAGACGGAGAGCTGATTGCTTTGGCCCGCGCTATTTCCTATCGGAAGTAG